The proteins below are encoded in one region of Candidatus Krumholzibacteriota bacterium:
- a CDS encoding winged helix-turn-helix transcriptional regulator, with protein sequence MDKLIAAFKALSDRNRLRIVSALLKHDELCACQLTELIQVAGATASRHMGVLISSGLVDSRKDGRWVYYRIRRERDDFGVLIDWIESRLSSDPDIALDAKTLDKITSCDPDELCRKQRGDECCPKIKAYTDQGEDRK encoded by the coding sequence ATGGATAAACTGATTGCAGCATTCAAGGCGCTGTCCGACAGGAACCGGCTCCGGATCGTATCAGCTCTTTTGAAACACGACGAGCTGTGCGCCTGTCAGCTTACAGAGCTGATTCAAGTCGCAGGCGCGACGGCCTCCCGTCACATGGGAGTTCTGATTTCATCCGGTCTGGTCGACAGTAGGAAAGACGGACGATGGGTCTATTATCGGATTCGCAGGGAGCGGGATGATTTCGGTGTATTGATCGATTGGATCGAATCACGGCTCAGCAGCGATCCGGATATCGCGCTCGACGCGAAAACACTTGATAAAATCACATCGTGTGATCCCGACGAACTTTGCAGAAAACAGCGCGGCGATGAATGTTGCCCGAAAATAAAAGCTTACACGGATCAGGGAGAAGATCGTAAGTAA
- a CDS encoding arsenite methyltransferase: MTANTDKDHIREQVRTRYSKIAKENGSCCGGGCCGPAPLGNPGFSTRLGYTTAELSAVPDGANMGLGCGNPQAIAEMKPKEVVLDLGCGGGFDCFLAAKQVGEEGKVIGVDMTPEMIAKARENARKSYYTNVEFRLGEIEHLPVADNSIDVVISNCVINLSPAKKQVFSEAHRVLKPNGRLAVSDVVAISPIPDEVRQNMDAHCRCVGGAALVNEIGQMLSNAGFSEISIDIKEESNQFIRDWFPGSGMENHVRSAVIAAVKQGG; encoded by the coding sequence ATGACGGCGAACACAGATAAAGATCATATCCGGGAGCAGGTTCGAACCCGCTATTCGAAAATCGCAAAAGAAAACGGCTCCTGCTGCGGAGGCGGTTGCTGCGGACCGGCTCCTTTGGGGAACCCTGGTTTCTCGACCCGCCTTGGCTATACAACCGCCGAGTTGTCAGCGGTTCCGGATGGAGCGAACATGGGTCTTGGCTGTGGTAATCCGCAGGCGATAGCCGAGATGAAACCGAAAGAGGTCGTTCTTGATCTCGGATGCGGTGGAGGGTTCGATTGTTTCCTTGCCGCTAAACAGGTTGGCGAAGAAGGGAAGGTCATCGGCGTAGACATGACACCTGAAATGATTGCGAAGGCGAGAGAAAATGCCCGAAAAAGCTACTACACGAATGTGGAGTTCCGCCTGGGCGAAATTGAGCACTTGCCTGTAGCTGACAACTCTATTGATGTAGTTATATCCAATTGCGTCATAAATCTGTCCCCGGCAAAAAAGCAGGTTTTTAGCGAGGCACACCGTGTATTGAAGCCAAATGGCCGGCTTGCCGTATCCGATGTGGTCGCAATATCCCCCATCCCGGATGAGGTTCGGCAGAATATGGACGCGCATTGCCGATGCGTAGGGGGAGCGGCTCTGGTAAATGAGATCGGACAGATGCTCAGCAATGCCGGTTTTTCCGAGATATCCATTGATATCAAGGAAGAGAGCAACCAGTTTATTCGGGACTGGTTCCCGGGAAGTGGAATGGAAAATCATGTTCGTTCAGCGGTAATTGCCGCCGTGAAACAAGGAGGGTAA
- the arsB gene encoding ACR3 family arsenite efflux transporter has protein sequence MTSIFEKYLTVWVGLCIVAGILLGKIAPGLARTLDQMAINIKGAPIVSIPIAVCLFFMMYPIMVKIDFARVVKAGKSGKPVFLTLFINWCVKPFTMYAIATLFLGVLFKGLIGTEAMDLVKMPFGLDLPVGAVHGAGTIVLQEGVKMLQIPLWRSYFAGCILLGIAPCTAMVLVWGYLARGNDGLTLVMVAINSLTMLVLYGVLGGFLLGIGRLPVPWQALLLSVTIYVALPLVAGYFSRKWVIGRWGEEWFRKRFLHLLTPVTIVALLLTLVLLFSFKGETILANPLTILWISIPLFIQTMLIFGLGYGAAKMLKLKYEDAAPAAMIGASNHFEVAIATAVMLFGLSSGAALATVVGVLIEVPVMLMLVGICKRTAGWFAESQAT, from the coding sequence ATGACCAGCATCTTCGAGAAATATCTGACTGTATGGGTCGGATTGTGCATCGTTGCCGGGATTCTTCTCGGCAAAATCGCCCCGGGACTGGCGCGGACACTGGACCAGATGGCTATTAATATCAAGGGAGCACCCATCGTCTCGATCCCGATCGCCGTCTGCCTTTTCTTCATGATGTATCCGATCATGGTCAAGATTGATTTCGCCCGCGTCGTCAAAGCAGGCAAGAGCGGAAAGCCCGTTTTTCTGACCCTGTTCATCAACTGGTGCGTCAAACCGTTCACCATGTACGCCATCGCCACGCTGTTTCTTGGTGTTCTCTTTAAAGGATTGATCGGTACCGAAGCGATGGATCTGGTCAAAATGCCGTTCGGGCTCGACCTGCCGGTCGGAGCGGTGCACGGCGCCGGAACAATTGTGTTGCAGGAAGGCGTGAAAATGCTGCAGATCCCCCTCTGGCGCAGCTATTTTGCCGGATGCATCCTGCTGGGAATAGCTCCCTGCACAGCCATGGTTCTGGTCTGGGGATACCTGGCGCGTGGCAATGATGGTCTCACCCTCGTCATGGTCGCTATCAACTCACTGACCATGCTGGTGCTGTATGGCGTTTTGGGTGGCTTCCTGCTCGGTATCGGCAGACTGCCTGTTCCATGGCAGGCGCTGCTGCTGTCCGTCACAATCTATGTGGCGTTGCCACTGGTTGCCGGATATTTCTCGCGCAAATGGGTTATCGGGCGCTGGGGTGAAGAATGGTTCAGGAAAAGATTCCTGCACCTGCTCACGCCCGTGACGATCGTCGCGCTGCTGCTGACCCTGGTCCTGTTGTTCAGCTTCAAGGGCGAAACGATTCTGGCCAACCCGCTTACCATCCTCTGGATCTCCATCCCGCTCTTCATCCAGACCATGCTGATCTTCGGACTGGGCTACGGCGCCGCTAAAATGCTGAAACTGAAATATGAAGACGCCGCGCCGGCGGCTATGATCGGAGCTTCCAACCACTTCGAAGTTGCGATCGCCACAGCTGTGATGCTGTTCGGACTATCCTCGGGAGCGGCGCTGGCGACAGTTGTCGGAGTACTGATAGAAGTGCCGGTGATGTTGATGCTTGTCGGGATCTGCAAGCGCACAGCCGGCTGGTTCGCGGAGTCACAAGCGACGTAG